The following nucleotide sequence is from Glycine max cultivar Williams 82 chromosome 9, Glycine_max_v4.0, whole genome shotgun sequence.
GGTCAAAGCACCAAAGTGTGCACCCTTAGAAAAAATGGTTGACCACCACCATAATTGCTCTATAATTGTGGGATTGTGGTAGATGGGTAACGAAATCCAGTGATAAATCTTTCCAAATGGCAGAAGGGATGAGCAATGGCTGTAAGAGCCCTGCAGGTCGTCGAGTCACATGCTTGATTTATTGGCATGTGTGGCAGTGTTTAACAAACAGCTTGACATCGGAAAGCAAAGTATCCCAAGTGAAATTGGCTTTAATACGATGAGCTATTTTTGTGACCCCGAAATGGCCGCCGAGAGGTGTACTATGAAACTCATGCGTAATGGATTGAATGAAAGGGTTGTCACTGTTAAGCCATATGCTCCCTTTATAGAATAACAATCCattatgaaatttgaaatctggAAAAGTAGTAGAAGTGACCGCTTGGACCTTATTCTTAAAAGTTGGGCTTTGTTACAGTGTTGCTCGAAGTTGGTCGAGGAAGTCGAGCTGAGGAAGGGAGAGGATGAACAATTGGGCCTCAGGGGTGATATCAATTCTTGAGAGGGCATATGCTACCACGTTTGATTTGCCACTCTTATACTAGATATGATAATCATAACCAATGAGCTTTGCCAAGTAGTATTGTTGTTCTGGGGTCTGTATGACTTGTGTCATCAAGTCCTTTAAGCTATGGTGGTCAGTGAGGATGGTGAACTGGTGGTCGAGCAAGTATTGACGCCACTTGCAGATTGCCAAAGTCATAGCGTGAAGTTTGCGAACATAGGTGGAAGCTCTTTATAGCTTTGGGTTTAATTGTTGGCTGAAAAAAGCAATTGGACAATTTTGCTGCATGAGGACGACGCCCATGGCGGACCCAGATGCATTAGTTTCcacaatgaaaggaaaaaagaaatcaagGGATGTGAACACTGGCGCCTTCGTCATTGCTTGCTTTAAGTTGTCAAAGTAAGTTATGCTTGTGAGGACCAAAGGAAATTATCACGGCATAGTAGAGAAGTGAGAGGAGAAGCAATTTGTGCATACCCCTTAATAAAGCGACGAAAAAATCCAGGAAGTCCCAAGAATGCCCGTAGATCCTTTTGACAGGATGGTGTTGGCCATTGTACCATGGCAGCGATCTTAGACGGTTCTAGTTCAATACCATTGCCAGAGATGATGTGGCCCAGATACTCGAGTTGGCGTTGGGCGAATAAGCACTTGGAACATTTGAGGAAAAGTTTAGCATTCAACAGCGTTTGAAGCACCACTTCGAGGTGGGTGAtatgtgtagaagcaagcttcatgatgatgaaccaagcaattttaatgatgccaaaagcccaagtgatggattcaagattgattcaagacttcaagattaagcatcaagaatccaatccaagattcaagagaagaaatcaagaagcaacaagtcaagacttcatataggataagtattaaaagaatttttcaaaaaaaccaaatagcacagttttgttttacaaaagaattttctcaaattttctaagttaccagagtgattactctctagtaatcgattaccagtaagcagtaatcgattaccagtgaccaggttggttttcaaaatgttttcaaatgattcgtagcgttccaaaatgattttcaaatagtgtaatgattacactatattagtaatcgattacaagtgaatctgaacgttggaattcaaatccaattgtgaagagtcacaacttttcataaaatacattgtgtaatcgattacaccattttggtaatcgattaccagtgaatagttttgaagaaaaagttaagagttataactcttcacataattttctcaaaagtcataactcttccaatggttttttgaccagacatgaagagtctataaaagcaagaccttggcaCGCATTTTACAAGCATCCAAAACACATATCTCTTTCAAATCTTTTTTAACCATTGCCCATTGTCTTTCTTTGCAAAAActcttgccaaaaagctttctaaacttcggtttcaaaactttgtttttctgcaagtggaaattctgcagaaaacaaaagtgtgctatcttttcttccttctccctctagCCAAaatattcaaaggactaaccgcctgagaattcttttgattcttccttcttcctcttgctgaaagattcaaaggactaactgcctgagaattcttttgattcttcctcttccctctgaacaaaagatttcaaaggactaactgcttgagatatcttttgtttctccttacaaagattcaagggactaaccacctaagaattctttatcttaacacattagagcgtacatcctttgtggtacaagtagagcgtacatctacttgggttgtaatagtgagaacaagagagggtacatctcttgtggctCAGTTCAAATGGaacgtacatctacttggttgctcaaagagaacaagggagggtatatcccttgtggatctttgcttgtaaaggattttacaaggttaaagGAAATCttaagaaccggtggttgcttggggactggacgtaggcacgggttgtggctgaaccagtataaatctcgtgtttgttttcttcttccttacactctttactttttcgttgtgtactttttatttccgctttacttgtgtctaagttattgtttctgttctttactttctcataacttagtagtaaagcctaattgaatctagtaacattatgaaggataaatttttaattagtcaagacacgttcataattaattcaaccccccttcttaattattccgaggtcacttgatccaacaatatgGGTCAAGAGGGAATCACTGTAGATAAGGATATGATCAAAGAAGACGGTTGTGAATTTCCTCAAGTACGGGCTGAATATCTCATCCATTGTGGCCTAGAATGTTGAGGGCGCGTTGCATAAGCTGAACGACATCACACAATATTCATAATGGCCATGGTGCGTTCGAAAAGCAGTTTTGGCAATGTCCTCATCAACCATTAATATCTGGTGGAATCCCTGCCGTATGTTGAGCTTGGTGAACTAGGAGGTGTGACCaagtgttgcaacctacccttcggcgggagggcgacgcgtgactcgcgggatgcgtgttccacgaaaggaatacgcgcggagtcgccaccaacgtttatttgaggaaaatgtcggaaaaaccggaaaagacgtgatctacgaacttttaagtgaaaggttcgggagttgtatttacgcacggggaaggtattagcaccccacacgtccatcacaagggacggcagcctttaatcgaatgtgcaaacatgactttgatttttatgttcccttttatgtctttatatcctttatacccttttttatattttttctctttttgtggtcgacaaggatgtttccctttgctcctacgtattcctcaattacgatgaggaaatcagacctacgtagttctttttttatcaagtgattcttttttacttaaaaggtgatcattttaaggcgttggaccttgaaaatgatccattttacttagtaagaaattgaaatgataaacttcaaaaacctatttttatggacgagcttgactaggcaagttgattttagccttagtttcactttagttattagttaattcaattaagaatgagaaatcccaaagagaaaacgtccgattgattttccgctttattttactaaaagacgtttttttgattattatattattattttacctcttttttgatttccaatgtggttatggcacgaccgaacggtcggaattccttttaaccgatgttaacggataatacaattcaaacgatcggtggaaatttattttatttttaggttaagcgagaaatgacttaaataaaatggcttaagcacgtcaaaagggggtataaaaagtaaatgaaacgagaataaaaatacacgaaacacaatgtggaccaccacgggtacatagaatgaatcgaaaagcttggttcgaggtacttacccgttgaagatcgaagaacgatgaagaacgaatgaagaacgaacgaagaacggtcgaaaccttcgcgaaattcctcacggaaatgtttcggaagcgcctcggcttggattttcttcacgaaaacaatttttccaagcaaattcgaaagagagagaagtgcctaaggggctgaaccctttttcacttcacttctccccctatttatagaaaattgggggagaagcttgccacccagctcgcccaggcgagcagggttgcttcctccagaagcaacagccttctggaggaatcttctggagggcccaagtgggcctggttgctatttgcacccccatttttactaagtacacccctgcctttttttggtgattcttttttcgtaaagttacggaaacttacgaatttcgtaacgatacttattttctttccgtaatgttacggaaccttgtggattacataatcatcctctttttgacttacggaatattacggaacctcactaattgtgcaatgatgcttccatttgatttccggtgtgtcacggaaccttacggattgtgtatcaatattttcttttgttttccgacatgtcctggaatttcacaaattgcctaatgatgggtgccaagcacctcacaaggaccaaacaaaagttgcatgtcatcaagcaaaggtccccggacgaaattagggtatgacaccaagGTCATCCAACAATTCATCGATCGTTGGCATGGGAAAACAATGACGAACAATCACGGCGTTTAAAGCGCGATAATCCACGCATCCGCCAATAGccatctttcttttttactaGTAGCACTGGTGAGGACAAAGGGCTTTGGCTAACGCGGATGAGGCCGGAGTCAAGGAGGTTCGATACTTGCTTCTCAATTTCTGACTTTTGGAAATAGGGGTATCGATGGGGGAAGACATTGAGGGGTTTAGTTGAAGGAAGGAGGTTGATGTGGTGGGTGATCTGGCGTGGAGGGGGAAGGGTGGTTGGTTTGAGGAAGATGGAGGTAAATCGAGAAATGATGGCTTGGATAGCAGGTATGGGGTGGGGCAGTTCAGGAGGTTCGGGTTGCGGGTTAGAGTGCACTGAAAGATGGAATAAGGTGGAGGTGGAGTTGGTTTGGATCATACACCGAAGTTGTTTAGGGGATGAAGGTAATGGGCCATTAACAACATTAGCATGAATGGTAATGGAATGGACCATATGTTCAAACTGCATGGAGATGGTGGTGTAGTCAGTAATTACAGGCCGAAGGTGCTTTAGCTAGTCCATGCCAAAAACGACATCAGCTCTACTAATTggtaaaacaataaaacatgGAGGGTGACGGAGAAGGGGTTGTCCTGGAGTACGAGAGCAACCTCAGAGCAGCAATGGTGACATTGGAGCATTGATCCATTTTCGACCATCACGCAGAGAGGTTGTATCTCGGTCAAGGGAAGGTTGAGGAACTTTGCAACACATGGTTAGACGAAGCTATGTGTGCTACCATTATCGATAAGGACAGTGattcaagtgtgattgatgaagtCGTACACTCGAAAGGTTTTTGGAGCTAATAACCCCACAAGGCGTTGAGGCTGATGTGGGTGAGCAGTGGAGAGTTTGGGGGTTCAGTGGCTAGGTCTGGTGGGTTTGAAGGTGGAGAATCAGGGGGTGGGGCAAGAGGGATGGTGGCGGTCCAGGATTTTATCTTCCTGGAGTTTGGCTAAAGCTATGGCCTAGGGAAGGGAGATTGGCTAGAGGGCTTGAACTTCCCGGCAGATTTCCTGCGATAAGCCAGAAACGAAGCAGTTGGGAAGGAAGGGTGGAGGCAAGCCAACTATACGATTAGCGAGACGTTCAAACTTTTTCAAGTAATCAATGACAGAGCCACATTGAGACAACTTGAAGAGCGCACCCTTTGGGTCATCATAAAAGGTTGGAGCAAAGCATGACTCCAGTGCTTGAAGGAGGTCTGGCCAAGAGGTGATGAACCCGTTGTAGGACATCCACTGGAACCAACTCAAAGCTGGTCCATCCATGTAGAACAAAGCCACTATAATGTGTTCCTCATCTGGAGTCCcctgataataaaaaaactgaGAGATCTTTAAGATCCATCCCATGGGGTCTCGACCATCGAAACATGGCACCTCAAGCTTGACAGGTGGCCTTTATGGGGTACTGGTGTTTGGGGAGGTGGGAAGGAGGGTCGTAAGGTGGTTAAGGCGATCGAGTAGGAGATCAACCTTGGAAGCAAGGTTAGAGTGTTGAGAGACGAAAAAGTCGTGATGGACGGTGAGCTGAGAAATGGCCTCCTTGAGTCTGTCTGTAGTGGTTTTGCGGGTGGTATGGTCGGCCATGGCAAGTCGGACCAAATGATAGAGATAGAGGAAGGGATAAGTGCGATTCCTTGTGTTTGAGGCCCAGGTACCTCCTCACTACACTAAATAGTTTGTATCAAATTTCACTCTGTGTGATGTTATTCATATATTGATGTATTTATAGAGTTTATCAGGTTGTATCATAACAGAAATGATTCCATTTGCTAATAGCCTATACAATTCCACTACTAACAATTATAACAAACTTTGGCATTTTCCTACATCACACTAACACTAGTGCTCCCTACATTCCCTATACAAAATCCTTTAGATATCCAGGTCTGATGCTGTTCCTTTTAGGCCTTCCTTCTTGGGTTGGTCTTAAATTTAGAAggaataataatttattctcTCATCAGAATTATGAGGTCATTGGACCTATATGTACATGAGTCTGCTGGCTATTTTAGGAAATATGGAAACTAATTCTAGGGAGACCAATCCCTATAATtatggaatttattttaaatacataatcctATTATTAATAGCCATATACAACtgtgatagagaataaaaatacaaccagggataaaatataaactttccTAAAATACACACTAAGTAACACGATTTTGActctccccctcaagctggtgAATAAATGCTCTCCATTCCTATCTTGGATATAATTCTTTCAAAGTTGATACAGTTCAACCCCTTGGTGAGTATatctgcaagttgattttaaGTGGATACATATGGAGTGCAAATCAAGCCATTGTCTAGCTTTTCTTTGATAAAATGTCTATCCACCTCAATATATTTGGTTCTATCATGTTGCACTAGATTGTGGGCTATACTAATTGCAGATTTATTGTCACAATATAATGTTCGGTCGCGGAAAGtgcacggatcgcgcaagtagtataaaacggtaagaaccgagtatcgaactcttggggaacttgtgttacttgataaagctatttcagtgaataAGTGTCTAGTATAAAAAGTGATGTGTTTGCTATGAACAAGTGTGTAACTAACTATGAAAAAAGTAAAACCACGTGAGTAGTGAtgcgtaaagacaagtagacaacacatTGGttttcctaataggtgcctgatgttaaaaggatatttatACTTAACAACGCTCATGTGttttatggtgtctcctgaaaagctacaccccgattcctcatgatattctagcctaatcctgatcaagcatcgtccgcagattcctcttgttggactaaactcggccaggaccgcattaagacaaccATACAataactaggttaccgtaccccgatccctcgtgaaaaTACaacaaactagccctgtcctatcaagttctaagaatcagaccagtttccactattgaatgaccctaaaagcacatgcatctacgtgatcaaggtaaaagcatgGTAGAgtgaagttctgatagcacagtgaacacacaaaacatcattaaatagatatacattatttacatcaagtacctaaaaggaagaaccaacagaggatttactttccataactgggaagctttctttacaacaaagagaagagaaagatgaaggattgaagaaatacaagtcggggggatgtctcctccacctctaggacctcacaatcactcacaaactcatctcaagctcttagGACGACTTTCTCTTCAAGCTtcggtctctgcagatcttcataTAGAAAAATTTCtcaaactctctagaacttagACCTTTCTCTCGCTagaaaaccctagacatgcagaagcttcaagaaaaggccaaactccactccaaaatctgatttcaggcttaaataggtgacttTGTTCGTGcttgcgcgcttagcgcaactctgaaccgcttagcgcgcattagtgaatttcggcttagcgcatgcttttctcgcttagcgaatggactgaagtggtgcgcttagcaGGATAACCCTTCGCTCAGCgaacatgcacaactcatccttcttccagattcttcctcgcgctcagcTGAGGAATGTTGCGCTCAGCGAATGGCTCGTTAAGCCAGCAGATTGACTTAGTGAGAGGGTAAAAATCAACACTTcaaaaacttgcctaattaatctgaaattgagagaaaatgattattaaacacacaaaatggaagtactatgtatttattacctatctttaacaaaaagtaattacaacactacaaaataaccataaatcggaggagtttgatacaatttacacaagttttatacacaaaagttagtcgtattcattgaCTAACATATAACCTCATAGGTTCATCCCACCTTATCTTTAAGTCTTCCAATATAATCTTCAGCCATAGAAGTTCACATATTCCTTGGCCCATTGCTCGAAATTCTGCTTCAGCACTTGATCTACATTTTGTTTTTGCTCTTCCAAGTCACCAAGTTTCCACCAAGGAAAGTGCAGTATCCAGCAATTGATCTCCTATCCACAAACGACCCAGCATAATCTGCATCCGTATATGCTTCAAGACTTACACTCTTGTTTCGCTTGAACAAAATCCCTTTTCTTGGAGTCCCTTTTAAATATTGAACAATTCTAAGGGCAACTTGTAAATGTGCTTCCTTTGGTTGGTGCATAAATTGGCTAACTAAGCTTACAACAAAAGAAATGTTTTGCCTAGTATGGGATAAGTAAATAAGTTTGCCCACAAGTCTGTGATACATTTCCTTGTCCACGGCAATATCCTCCTTTGCACTTCCTAACTTTATGTTTGGATCAATTGGATCAACTGGAGTACTTGTTGGTCTGCAAGCTATTTTACCTGTTTCTTTAAGCAAGTCAGTGATGTATTTTTGTTGAGATATGAAGATTCCTTTCTTAGAATGGGCCACTTCAAttcccaaaaaatatttaagtctcCCTAATGTCTTAATCTCAAATTCTGTGGCAAGGCATTGACTTAACTCTTGCTGCTCCCTTTTGTTATCCCTAGTTACtataatatcatctacataCACCATTAATATTGTTACTTCCCCTAAAACTAAATGTTTGATAAATATAGTGTGATCACCTTGGCTCTGTTTATAGTCCAAACTTGTCATAACTTTGGTCATTCTTCCAAACCATGCTCTTGGGGATTGTTTCAGCCCATATAGAGCCTTTTTTAGTTTGCAAACAATTCCAGTAGCAACCTGTCCATCATAACCAGGGGGTTACTCcatgtatattttttcttcaagatCTCCATGTAGGAATGCATTCTTCATATCAAACTGCTGCAGGTCCCAATCATAGTTTGCTGCTAATGACAATATTACTCTGACTGTGTTCATcttagcaactggggcaaatatTTCCAAGTAATCCACTCCATATGTCTAAGTGAATCCTTTGGCCACTAACCTTGCCTTGTAACGTTCAATGGTTCCATCAGCTCGATACTTTATGGTGTATACCCATTTGCACCCAACTGGTTTTTTTCCAGTTGGAAAAGTGGCAAGTTCCCAGGTCTTGTTCTTGTTTAGCGCCTCCATTTCCACATCCATGGCTTGTTTCTATTTCCTGTCATATAATGCTTCAAATGCAAAGGAAGGTATGGGTGTAGTGTTTAGGTTTGTGAGAAAGGTTTTATGGGTAGGAGAGAATTTTTTAAAGGATAGGAAACTTGATAGAGAGTAAAGTGGTTGTTGGGTGCATGTTCTAGTTCCTTTTCTAAGGGCAATGGGAAGGTCAAGGTTTTGGTTCACCTgtactttttaaatttcagcaacaaactcattagaattatttatAGGATTAGAAGATGCTACCTCATGTAATGATGGTGGATCAGATTCTTGGACATGGATAGAATCTGGAATGGGCTTTTCTCTCCTTGAATATACAAGATTTTTCCCAAATTTACCACCATTAGTTTTAGGTTGAGGTATAGGTCCTGCTGTTGAATCTGGGGATTGTTCTATTGAATCTAGACttctttcaatttcaggtaCAGTAGCGCTAGTTGTCCTAATTTCATGTCCAAATGTCATATTTGGAAACATTAGAGGCTCATCTTCCTctattacattctccccctgAAGATGAGGTTGCTTGAAGTAGCTTTCTTGTTTGTTGAAGGTGACATCCGTTGACACATAGAATCTTCTTGATGGAGGGTGAAAGCATTTGTATCCCTTTTGTGTGGTTGAGTACCCCAAGAATACACACTTGACAGCCCTAGGATCTAGTTTTCCCTTTTCATTACTATGAACATGTACAAAGGATACACACCTTAATATTCTAGGTTGGAGTTTATTTGTAGGGTCCAAGTGTGGGTACAATGAGGATAGGACTTGCATGAGACTTTTTGATTCTAAGATTTTTGAGGATAATATATTGATTAGGTAGGTGGCAGTAAGGAGGGCTTCCCCCCAAAATTTTTTAGggatatgattttgaaaaagcAAGGCTCTAGTTTGGTTTAATAAGtgcccatttttccttgctgcaatcccattttgttggggtgtgtTAACACTTAAAGACTCATGGATTATTCCTTCCTTTTGACAAAAAGATTTTAGCACAAGATTAAAGTAGTCCCTGGCATTGTCAGACCTAATTCTCTTAATATTGACTCCAAATTGGTTTTTAATCATTGACACAAACTGAATAAAAACAAAGCTGACttcagatttttattttaataagaaaaccTAAGTTGCTCGAGTACAATCATCTATGAAGGTTAAAAACCATTTAGCACATGAGATATTAAGGACATTAGCAGGACCCCATACATCAGTATGaacaagagaaaaaggaaaagaactcATCTTATTACTAATGGGAAAAGATACAAGCTTGTGTTTAGCAAGCTCACACACCTCACAATGCAGACTCCCCACATTTAAATTCTTAAACAAGGAAGGAAATATCACTTTTGCAACTTGAAATAAAGGATGTCCCATCTGGAAATGGTATAGTCGAATTTTCTCTTTGCTAGTCATGGTGGATTCAGAGATGAGAGAGTGGCTCCTGGTAGGCATGTTAGGATCCTTTATGTAGTACAGGCCATTCCATTCTTTAGCATATCCAATCATTCTCCCTGAGTTCTTGTCCTGTAATATACAATAATTGCTATAAAAAACAACATTACATGAGAGATCTTTTGTGagtttttgtatagaaatcagaTTGGTGGACAACTTAGGAACATGAAGgacattttttaatgttatggaTGGGCTTATTTGGACCTCTCCTTGTCCTGCTACAGTTATAAGGGTTCCATCTGCTAtggaaatcatattttttctccATATTGGGAAatccatttttcttttggttaacAACAATGAAGGCTGTGGTGAGTAATGAAGGCAACAATGAAGGCTGCGATGAGTAATGACGACATCAATAAAGGTTGTGATAGGTTTCAAGGTTGCGCAACAATGAGGGCTACGGCTTAGGGTTTCAAGCATGGTCAGAGGCTCCTAAGGATCaggagctctgataccatcttaAATTTAGAAggaataataatttattctcTTATCAAAATTATGAGGTCATTGGACCTATATGTACACGAGTACTGGCTATTTTAGGAAATATGGAAACTAATTCTAGGGAGACCAATCCCTATAATTATGGGATTTATTCTAAATACATAATCCTAGTATTAATAGCCATATAAAACTgtgataaagaataaaaatacaatcaaggataaaatataaactttccTAAAATACACATTAAGTAACACGATTTTGACACTGGTATCTCCTCTTTGTGGACTTCAGCTTCCAGTTCCTCAGGAGGTGAAGGGCTGTGACCCTGATTACTATCAAAATAGATTTTAGTTACCAATTGCATTAAGAAATAAAGGATCAATTTTCTCATCAACCTTACACCTTAATCTGAACATTTGAtttcaaagaagttttgatgataacaaaggtgatgacaaaaagctcaaaggtataacaaagatgatgatctcaagaatcaaagaataagTTCAAGATgctcaagattgaatcaagaacacttcaaggttcaagaggaaatttgatttcaagaatcaagaatcaaggttcaagcttccaagaatcaagatcatgattcaagactcaagattcaagaatcaagagaagaattaatcaagataagtattaattttttttcaaaaactgagtagcacatggatttttctcaaaacatgtttaccaaagagtttttactctctggtaatcgattactagattgttgtaatcgattaccagtaagcaaaatggttttcaaaaaggtttcaactgaatttacaacgttccaattgatttcaaaaagttgtaatcgattacaatattttggtaattgattaccagtgtgcttgaacgttgaaatttaaattcaaaagtgaagagtcacattctttcacaagaaaaagctttgtgtaatcggttacactgatttggtaatcgattaccagtgatagtttctgaacaaatcaaaagatgtcactcttcaaatggtttttgactttttcaaattggttttaagtttttctaaaagtcataactcttctaatggttctcttgaccagacatgaagagtttataaaagcaagactttgttttgcatttcataaTCTTGAACAACC
It contains:
- the LOC102663808 gene encoding uncharacterized mitochondrial protein AtMg00860-like, with amino-acid sequence MKLASTHITHLEVVLQTLLNAKLFLKCSKCLFAQRQLEYLGHIISGNGIELEPSKIAAMVQWPTPSCQKDLRAFLGLPGFFRRFIKGYAQIASPLTSLLCRDNFLWSSQA